One stretch of Micromonospora cremea DNA includes these proteins:
- a CDS encoding linear amide C-N hydrolase: MRRTLPAVTTALLLALTSCTTPTSGGPLLTGPPPVPAVTPTASRQDAAQAEQTMASLRRVDDLPLYEMTYVGAYDPTVGTDATPPSPFGCSLFVAAGDPARPLFARNFDWDANPALVLRTDPLDGYAAVSLVDISYLGVGTDPAGDRRLLNAPLLPFDGMNERGLAVGLAADDAATVRPDPGKPTVGSVRILRLVLDRAATVEEAVAVFTRHNLDFDGGPALHYLLADATGASAVIEFVDGELRVERGTGGWQALTNVPVAGVPEQRRREDRRYGQIAAALTEAGGVLDATAAHRVLAAVRQGHTRWSVTYGLRSGEVRLVTATGGGERRYQLPMS, translated from the coding sequence ATGCGCAGGACCCTGCCGGCCGTCACGACGGCCCTGCTGCTCGCCCTCACCTCCTGCACCACACCGACGTCCGGAGGGCCACTGCTCACCGGGCCGCCGCCGGTGCCCGCGGTCACGCCGACCGCCTCCCGCCAGGACGCCGCCCAGGCCGAGCAGACCATGGCCAGCCTGCGCCGGGTGGACGACCTGCCGCTGTACGAGATGACCTACGTCGGGGCATACGACCCGACGGTGGGCACCGACGCGACCCCGCCCAGCCCGTTCGGCTGCTCGCTGTTCGTCGCCGCGGGCGACCCGGCCCGGCCGCTGTTCGCCCGCAACTTCGACTGGGACGCCAACCCGGCGCTGGTGCTGCGAACCGATCCGCTGGACGGCTACGCGGCCGTCTCGCTGGTCGACATCTCCTACCTCGGGGTCGGCACGGACCCGGCCGGTGACCGGCGGCTGCTCAACGCGCCGCTGCTGCCCTTCGACGGGATGAACGAGCGGGGCCTCGCGGTGGGGTTGGCCGCCGACGACGCGGCGACGGTCCGCCCGGATCCGGGCAAGCCGACCGTCGGTTCGGTACGGATCCTGCGGCTGGTGCTGGACCGGGCCGCCACGGTCGAGGAGGCGGTCGCCGTGTTCACCCGGCACAACCTCGACTTCGACGGCGGGCCGGCACTGCACTACCTGCTGGCCGATGCGACCGGCGCGTCGGCCGTGATCGAGTTCGTCGATGGTGAGCTGCGGGTGGAGCGGGGCACGGGCGGCTGGCAGGCGCTGACCAACGTGCCGGTGGCCGGGGTTCCCGAACAGCGTCGCCGCGAGGACCGCCGATACGGGCAGATCGCCGCCGCGCTGACCGAGGCCGGTGGGGTGCTGGACGCCACGGCGGCGCACCGGGTGCTCGCCGCCGTACGGCAGGGGCACACCCGCTGGTCGGTGACGTACGGCCTGCGCAGCGGCGAGGTCCGGCTGGTCACCGCGACCGGTGGCGGCGAGCGGCGCTACCAGCTGCCGATGAGCTGA
- a CDS encoding DUF1203 domain-containing protein, with amino-acid sequence MTTSTTFRVRALPVATLDTVRRTGRDAADRPVEALAAGGGEPLRCCLRDAEAGESLLLFGYAPPVAAGPYREIGPVFAHAAVCPGPEPAGGHPPAWRGRPQVLRAYDRRGRIHGGRLHDGTDPEAVIAELFADPAVHQLHSRNVVYGCFMFVVERAT; translated from the coding sequence ATGACGACCAGCACCACCTTCCGCGTCCGCGCCCTGCCCGTCGCGACGCTCGACACCGTTCGACGCACCGGCCGGGACGCGGCTGACCGACCCGTCGAGGCGCTTGCGGCGGGCGGCGGGGAACCGCTGCGTTGCTGCCTGCGCGACGCCGAGGCCGGGGAGTCGCTGCTGCTCTTCGGCTACGCGCCGCCGGTGGCCGCCGGCCCGTACCGGGAAATCGGCCCGGTCTTCGCGCACGCCGCCGTCTGCCCGGGTCCGGAGCCGGCCGGCGGCCACCCGCCGGCCTGGCGGGGTCGACCCCAGGTCCTGCGGGCGTACGACCGGAGGGGCCGGATCCATGGCGGCCGGCTGCACGACGGCACCGACCCGGAGGCGGTGATCGCCGAGCTGTTCGCCGACCCGGCGGTGCACCAGCTGCACAGCCGAAACGTGGTGTACGGCTGCTTCATGTTCGTCGTGGAGAGGGCGACGTAG
- a CDS encoding asparagine synthetase B family protein, producing the protein MCGIALSIGPEADPATFRRMLSVLASRGEVTETRSESGLLAGTRRLRVVDRDRAVQPWTSADERWVLCFNGEIFNHRELRAQLTRLGQVFRTESDTEVLLAAFEQWGEAAVTRLRGEYAFAVVERGTGRAYLARDPLGVKPLYWSRRPGCLHLASEVKALVGHGAPIAEVPPGHHGWADPDGHVRLRPYVDLLTLGDGLPVIDDPDEAALLVRAALTDAIRMRVETDLTVGVVLSGGLDSSLTLRQVRDMHPDCVAVTVGVPDSPDVEYARRFAADLGVPHEVVELRPRDIRLTDVREAIRISELTEYGDIINAVVSVPIFRRLRELGIKVVLTGDGSDELFGGYPMYRQVDPLASRRLFLHRIRNLCRTELQRVDRAAMGHGVEARVPFLDLSVVELAMRLPLGLKLRDGQEKWIVRRAFADVLPDYIRRRPKNPMSYSTGLHERVRLYKPLFARLHRSFGYDLLEPVRRDFDTVLSRCGNDLDRAIADGLSRPDYTVLEHARDLVGAAKWNAAPVVRRLVGPRPPRRSPVS; encoded by the coding sequence GTGTGCGGCATCGCGTTGAGCATCGGCCCCGAGGCCGATCCGGCGACCTTCCGGCGGATGCTCAGCGTCCTGGCCTCCCGTGGCGAGGTCACCGAGACCCGGTCCGAGAGCGGGTTGCTGGCCGGCACCCGCCGGCTGCGGGTGGTGGACCGGGACCGGGCCGTGCAGCCGTGGACCTCGGCCGACGAGCGCTGGGTGCTCTGCTTCAACGGCGAGATCTTCAACCACCGGGAGTTGCGCGCGCAGCTGACCCGGCTCGGGCAGGTGTTCCGCACCGAGAGCGACACCGAGGTGCTGCTCGCCGCGTTCGAGCAGTGGGGCGAGGCGGCGGTGACCCGGCTGCGCGGCGAGTACGCCTTCGCGGTCGTCGAGCGTGGCACCGGCCGGGCGTACCTGGCCCGCGACCCGCTCGGGGTGAAGCCGCTGTACTGGTCGCGGCGGCCCGGATGCCTGCACCTCGCCTCGGAGGTCAAGGCGCTGGTCGGGCACGGCGCCCCGATCGCCGAGGTGCCGCCCGGGCACCACGGCTGGGCGGACCCGGACGGCCATGTGCGGCTGCGCCCGTACGTGGACCTGCTCACCCTCGGCGACGGTCTGCCGGTCATCGACGACCCGGACGAGGCCGCCCTGCTCGTCCGTGCCGCGCTGACCGACGCGATCCGGATGCGGGTGGAGACCGACCTCACCGTGGGGGTGGTGCTCTCCGGCGGGCTGGACAGCTCGTTGACCCTGCGGCAGGTGCGGGACATGCACCCGGACTGCGTGGCGGTGACGGTCGGCGTGCCGGACAGCCCGGACGTGGAGTACGCGCGGCGGTTCGCCGCCGACCTCGGCGTGCCGCACGAGGTGGTCGAGCTGCGTCCGCGCGACATCCGGCTGACCGACGTGCGTGAGGCGATCCGGATCTCCGAGCTGACCGAGTACGGCGACATCATCAACGCGGTGGTCTCGGTGCCGATCTTCCGGAGGCTGCGCGAGCTGGGCATCAAGGTGGTGCTCACCGGCGACGGCTCCGACGAGCTGTTCGGCGGGTACCCGATGTACCGCCAGGTCGACCCCCTCGCGTCCCGTCGGCTGTTTCTGCACCGGATCCGCAACCTGTGCCGGACCGAGTTGCAGCGGGTCGACCGGGCGGCCATGGGGCACGGTGTCGAGGCCCGGGTGCCGTTCCTCGACCTGAGCGTGGTGGAGCTGGCGATGCGCCTGCCGCTGGGGCTGAAGCTGCGCGACGGGCAGGAGAAGTGGATCGTCCGGAGGGCGTTCGCCGACGTGCTGCCCGACTACATCCGCCGGCGGCCGAAGAACCCGATGTCGTACTCCACCGGGCTGCACGAGCGGGTCCGGCTGTACAAGCCACTCTTCGCCCGGCTGCACCGCTCGTTCGGCTACGACCTGCTGGAGCCGGTCCGCCGCGACTTCGACACCGTGCTGAGCCGGTGCGGCAACGACCTCGACCGGGCCATCGCCGACGGGCTAAGCCGGCCCGACTACACCGTCCTGGAGCACGCCCGCGACCTCGTCGGGGCGGCGAAGTGGAATGCCGCGCCGGTGGTGCGCCGGCTGGTCGGTCCCCGGCCGCCCCGCCGGTCGCCGGTCAGCTGA
- a CDS encoding DUF5715 family protein: MRVPSRSPGQQPRPPVSPSTPARRRPSGTAPRRLPATAPDLAAYREAVADLLVEVGALADAASTRARQVLIDERLREPALAAVLDATPQGLIGARETLLLEMARYQPNERTSARDLTALVRIYLLSRIDVLWWQDAPTFVTDDQVNGSADLVDLEWLRRRDLLCFRYQEQPATMLGRAARGLRRRLRPDATPRTAGLLFRRARREVVALLNDIGREFAAAAPPATPPLWVTSLVRSTEHQYRLRRLGYAAMLPSGHCLGYSMDVELAWYERFGARDALAELLLARQEAGELNVIDEGQAWHLCLAPTARRRLRRAYETEMGI, translated from the coding sequence ATGCGAGTGCCCAGCCGTAGTCCGGGACAGCAACCCCGTCCGCCCGTGTCGCCGAGCACCCCGGCTCGCCGACGGCCCTCCGGCACCGCCCCCCGTCGCCTTCCCGCCACCGCCCCTGATCTCGCCGCCTACCGCGAGGCCGTCGCCGACCTGCTGGTCGAGGTGGGTGCCCTGGCTGACGCGGCCAGCACCCGGGCCCGTCAGGTACTCATCGACGAGCGGCTGCGCGAACCGGCGCTCGCCGCGGTGCTCGACGCCACCCCTCAGGGGCTGATCGGCGCGCGCGAGACGCTGTTGCTGGAAATGGCGCGCTACCAGCCGAACGAGCGCACCTCGGCGCGTGACCTCACGGCGCTGGTCCGGATCTACCTGCTCTCCCGCATCGACGTGCTGTGGTGGCAGGACGCACCCACCTTCGTCACCGACGACCAGGTCAACGGCAGTGCCGACCTGGTCGACCTGGAGTGGCTGCGTCGCCGCGACCTGCTCTGCTTCCGCTACCAGGAGCAGCCCGCCACCATGCTGGGGCGGGCCGCGCGGGGGCTGCGTCGCCGGCTGCGGCCGGACGCCACCCCGCGCACCGCCGGGCTGCTGTTCCGTCGTGCCCGGCGGGAGGTGGTCGCGTTGCTGAACGACATCGGGCGGGAGTTCGCCGCGGCGGCGCCACCGGCCACCCCACCGCTCTGGGTGACCAGTCTGGTCCGCAGCACCGAGCACCAGTACCGGCTGCGCCGCCTGGGCTACGCCGCGATGCTGCCCAGCGGGCACTGCCTCGGCTACTCCATGGACGTCGAGCTGGCCTGGTACGAGCGCTTCGGCGCTCGGGACGCGCTGGCCGAGCTGCTGCTGGCCCGGCAGGAGGCCGGCGAGCTCAACGTGATCGACGAGGGGCAGGCCTGGCATCTCTGTCTCGCGCCCACCGCCCGGCGTCGGCTGCGCCGCGCGTACGAGACCGAGATGGGGATCTGA
- a CDS encoding isocitrate lyase/PEP mutase family protein: protein MIDRRAAFRALHHTGRPLLLPNAWDHASAAALAARGHPAIGTTSLGVASAAGRPDGVAATGAETLALTRRLARLPVLLTVDVEAGFTDDPGAVAGYVAELAGLGAVGINLEDGRANGTLADPECTADKIAAVKAAVPGLFVNARTDTWWLGVADPLPQTLARARAYRAAGADGIFVPGAVDLATLRVLTERIDAPLNALYQPGGPGLDELSRAGVARVSTGSLLFRAALAAAVATADAVRAAGFTAPRGLPSYAEVQGLVSADGD, encoded by the coding sequence ATGATCGACCGCCGTGCGGCGTTCCGCGCCCTGCACCACACCGGCCGCCCCCTGTTGCTGCCGAACGCCTGGGACCACGCCTCGGCGGCGGCGCTCGCCGCGCGCGGCCATCCGGCGATCGGCACCACCAGTCTCGGGGTCGCCTCGGCCGCCGGCCGCCCCGATGGCGTGGCGGCCACCGGCGCGGAGACCCTGGCCCTGACGCGCCGGCTCGCCCGGCTGCCGGTGCTGCTCACCGTCGACGTGGAGGCCGGGTTCACCGACGATCCGGGGGCTGTCGCCGGGTACGTGGCGGAGCTGGCCGGGCTCGGCGCGGTCGGGATCAACCTGGAGGACGGGCGCGCGAACGGCACCCTGGCCGATCCGGAGTGCACCGCCGACAAGATCGCGGCGGTGAAGGCCGCGGTGCCGGGCCTGTTCGTCAACGCCCGCACCGACACCTGGTGGCTCGGGGTGGCCGACCCGCTGCCGCAGACCCTGGCCCGCGCCCGGGCCTACCGGGCCGCCGGCGCCGACGGGATCTTCGTGCCCGGCGCCGTCGACCTGGCGACGCTGCGGGTGCTGACCGAACGGATCGACGCGCCGCTGAACGCGCTGTACCAGCCGGGCGGGCCGGGACTGGATGAGCTGAGCCGGGCCGGAGTCGCCCGGGTCAGCACCGGCTCCCTGCTGTTCCGTGCCGCGCTGGCCGCCGCCGTCGCCACCGCCGACGCGGTCCGTGCCGCCGGGTTCACGGCGCCGCGGGGGCTGCCGTCGTACGCCGAGGTGCAGGGCCTGGTGTCGGCGGACGGCGACTGA
- a CDS encoding cytochrome P450 → MTRHADVRAALTDPALQVPAVDTGPPGTLAWLRGTVSRFSPPERHGERRAIGVTALSALDPDELRHEAARRTAAALDQAGDRLDVMRELARPVPLRVLAGRLGLTDPAAAGTAVAAVAAAYHPGVDPSLVRRADRAVSMLLALSPPATPEVRANLIGLLVQACDATAGLIGAAAHHLLPLPADREAADPPAGKGPADPPAREQTGGLPAGQATADLLAEVLRLDPPVRATRRVTVAAVRLGGQDLPPGSPVLLRFDAANRDPEAFAEPAAFRPGRLGAGLLTFGAGERGCPGDRHALALATGVLDVLRERCLRTNAVLRHEPHPTLRVPTTLEVTVR, encoded by the coding sequence GTGACCCGGCACGCCGACGTCCGGGCGGCGCTGACCGATCCGGCCTTGCAGGTACCGGCCGTGGACACCGGGCCGCCCGGCACCCTCGCGTGGCTGCGCGGCACGGTCAGCCGGTTCAGCCCGCCGGAGCGCCACGGCGAGCGCCGGGCGATCGGGGTGACCGCGCTGTCCGCGCTGGACCCGGACGAGTTGCGGCACGAGGCGGCCCGCCGGACCGCCGCCGCCCTGGACCAGGCCGGTGACCGCCTCGACGTGATGCGCGAACTGGCCAGGCCGGTGCCGCTGCGGGTGCTGGCTGGCCGGCTCGGCCTCACCGACCCGGCCGCCGCCGGGACGGCGGTCGCTGCCGTGGCCGCCGCGTACCACCCGGGGGTCGACCCTTCGCTGGTCCGGCGGGCCGACCGGGCGGTGTCGATGCTGCTGGCGCTCTCGCCGCCGGCCACGCCGGAGGTGCGGGCGAATCTGATCGGCCTGCTGGTCCAGGCGTGCGACGCGACCGCCGGCCTGATCGGCGCCGCCGCCCACCACCTGCTGCCGCTACCCGCCGACCGCGAGGCCGCCGACCCGCCAGCCGGGAAGGGACCGGCGGACCCGCCGGCCCGAGAACAGACGGGGGGCCTGCCCGCCGGGCAGGCGACGGCGGACCTGCTGGCCGAGGTGTTGCGGCTCGACCCGCCGGTCCGGGCCACCCGACGGGTAACCGTCGCCGCGGTACGGCTGGGCGGCCAGGACCTGCCGCCGGGTAGCCCGGTGCTGCTCCGGTTCGACGCCGCAAACCGCGACCCGGAGGCGTTCGCCGAGCCGGCCGCGTTCCGGCCCGGCCGGCTCGGCGCCGGGCTGCTCACCTTCGGCGCGGGGGAGCGCGGCTGCCCCGGCGACCGGCACGCCCTGGCCCTCGCCACCGGGGTGCTCGACGTGCTGCGCGAGCGTTGCCTGCGCACCAATGCCGTGCTGCGCCATGAGCCGCACCCGACCCTGCGGGTGCCGACGACCCTGGAGGTGACCGTCCGATGA
- a CDS encoding ArsR/SmtB family transcription factor codes for MSAVTEGRGMAELAALLADGTRAGICLALLDGRAWTAGELARRAGVAPSTASDHLTRLVRGGLLVEERQGRHRYLRLAGPSVAQLIESLAGHAPAPPAPTGSLRVTTAGAALAYARTCYDHLAGRLGVLMYDALLADGRLDRASGLTLTPDGWAWAAGLGVPVDVLRSARRPVVRDCLDWTERRPHLAGALGAALCRRFTELGWTARGTGRAVRLTPTGRPALAETLDVPEETLTFTPSPPPTSGRA; via the coding sequence ATGAGCGCTGTCACCGAGGGCCGGGGCATGGCCGAACTGGCCGCCCTGCTGGCCGACGGCACCCGGGCCGGCATCTGCCTCGCACTGCTCGACGGCCGCGCCTGGACAGCGGGGGAACTGGCCCGGCGGGCCGGGGTCGCGCCGTCGACCGCGAGCGACCACCTCACCCGCCTGGTCCGGGGTGGGCTGCTGGTCGAGGAGCGGCAGGGCCGGCACCGCTACCTGCGGCTGGCCGGGCCGTCGGTGGCCCAGCTGATCGAGAGCCTGGCCGGGCACGCGCCGGCCCCACCCGCGCCGACCGGGTCCCTGCGGGTCACCACCGCCGGTGCCGCGTTGGCGTACGCCCGCACCTGTTACGACCACCTCGCCGGGCGGCTGGGCGTGCTGATGTACGACGCGCTGCTGGCCGACGGGCGGCTGGACCGGGCAAGCGGGCTGACGCTGACGCCCGACGGGTGGGCGTGGGCGGCCGGGCTGGGCGTACCGGTGGACGTGCTGCGCAGCGCCCGGCGGCCGGTGGTCCGCGACTGCCTGGACTGGACCGAGCGCCGGCCGCACCTGGCCGGGGCGCTCGGCGCGGCGCTCTGCCGTCGCTTCACCGAGTTGGGCTGGACCGCGCGGGGCACCGGCCGCGCGGTCCGGTTGACTCCGACCGGCCGCCCCGCCCTGGCCGAAACCCTCGACGTCCCCGAGGAAACACTGACCTTCACCCCGTCCCCGCCACCCACCAGCGGCCGAGCCTGA
- a CDS encoding SDR family oxidoreductase — translation MTNPRSKIVLITGASSGIGAATARRLAAADGHHVVLGARRVDRLAALVVDLRLAGGTAEYRQLDVTSRDSVNAFVEGAHDRYGRIDVLINNAGVMALSTVDALRTDEWEQMIDVNLRGTLHGVAAALPLMRARGTGHIINIGSSAAYRVDPTAAVYCATKYAVRALTEGLRQESRDVRVTLVSPGYTHSELTEHGGDPQIQAAARAAAEELGMPAVAVADAIACAIAQPDTVDINEIIMRSTAQG, via the coding sequence ATGACCAACCCGCGATCGAAGATCGTTCTTATCACCGGCGCGAGCAGCGGCATCGGTGCCGCGACAGCCCGTCGTCTGGCCGCCGCCGACGGCCATCACGTCGTGCTCGGCGCCCGGCGCGTCGACCGCCTCGCCGCACTCGTCGTCGACCTGCGCCTCGCAGGCGGCACGGCCGAGTACCGTCAACTCGACGTGACCAGCCGGGACAGCGTGAATGCCTTCGTCGAGGGCGCGCACGACCGGTACGGCCGCATCGACGTACTGATCAACAACGCCGGCGTCATGGCCCTGTCCACCGTCGACGCGCTGCGGACCGACGAGTGGGAGCAGATGATCGACGTGAACCTGCGCGGCACCCTGCACGGTGTCGCGGCCGCCCTGCCGCTCATGCGGGCCCGCGGCACCGGCCACATCATCAACATCGGCTCCTCCGCGGCCTACCGTGTGGATCCGACGGCCGCGGTCTACTGCGCCACCAAATACGCGGTGCGGGCGCTGACCGAAGGACTGCGCCAGGAGAGCCGGGACGTGCGGGTGACCCTCGTGAGCCCCGGCTACACCCACTCCGAACTCACCGAACACGGCGGCGATCCGCAGATCCAGGCCGCGGCCCGGGCCGCGGCCGAGGAACTCGGCATGCCGGCCGTCGCGGTCGCCGACGCCATCGCCTGCGCGATCGCGCAACCCGACACCGTCGACATCAACGAGATCATCATGCGGTCCACCGCGCAGGGCTGA
- a CDS encoding helix-turn-helix domain-containing protein has product MPATHDRLGEYLRAQRARVDPRDVGLRGGGDRRVAGLRREEIAVLAGVSVDYYARLEQGRERNPSPQVLDAIGRALRLSPDARGHLFRLAGLNPALGRDSSRASVHPELLRLLDAFPTSAAYVLSPAFEVLATNGVAAALLSPFAGTANMVRVLFEHPQARSVFPDWPALTENVVHAPRLNAGIFPDDEQIQALVADLREASPAFRSLWEDQTVGGLTRMFKVVHHPDAGRIELTYQTFDVRDAPGQQLLVGTPAPGSRSAEALAYLAAVYAPD; this is encoded by the coding sequence ATGCCCGCTACCCACGACCGGCTCGGCGAGTACCTCCGAGCCCAGCGCGCCCGCGTCGACCCTCGGGATGTCGGGCTGCGCGGTGGCGGCGACCGCCGGGTGGCGGGGTTGCGCCGCGAGGAGATCGCGGTGCTGGCCGGTGTGAGCGTCGACTACTACGCTCGCCTGGAGCAGGGCCGCGAACGCAACCCGTCGCCGCAGGTGCTCGACGCGATCGGGCGGGCCCTGCGCCTCTCCCCGGACGCGCGCGGCCACCTCTTCCGCCTCGCCGGGCTCAACCCCGCCCTGGGCCGGGACAGCTCCCGCGCCTCGGTCCACCCCGAGCTGCTGCGGTTGCTGGACGCCTTTCCCACCTCCGCCGCCTACGTGCTCAGTCCGGCGTTCGAGGTGCTGGCCACGAACGGTGTCGCGGCGGCGCTGCTGTCCCCGTTCGCGGGCACCGCCAACATGGTCCGGGTGCTGTTCGAGCATCCGCAGGCGCGCAGCGTGTTCCCGGACTGGCCGGCCCTCACCGAGAACGTCGTGCACGCCCCGCGGCTCAACGCCGGCATCTTCCCGGACGATGAGCAGATCCAGGCGCTCGTGGCCGACCTGCGGGAGGCCTCGCCCGCGTTCCGCTCGCTCTGGGAAGACCAGACGGTGGGCGGCCTGACCCGCATGTTCAAGGTCGTGCACCACCCGGACGCCGGACGGATCGAGCTGACCTATCAGACCTTTGACGTCCGCGACGCGCCAGGCCAGCAACTGCTGGTCGGCACCCCGGCGCCGGGCAGTCGCAGCGCCGAGGCCCTCGCCTATCTGGCCGCTGTGTACGCCCCGGACTGA